A DNA window from Streptomyces sp. CA-278952 contains the following coding sequences:
- a CDS encoding MarR family winged helix-turn-helix transcriptional regulator, whose protein sequence is MEYMTTASTSAPRWLTDEEQHAWRAYLHATTLLEDHLDRQLQRDAGMPHTYYGLLVQLSQAPRRRMRMTELARNAKITRSRLSHAIARLEKNGWVRREDCPSDKRGQNAVLTDDGYEMLRRSAPGHVEAVRQAMFDRLTPEQVSSLGEIMRVLATGLEPEGTDADLPWLR, encoded by the coding sequence GTGGAGTACATGACCACGGCATCCACCAGCGCGCCGCGCTGGCTCACCGACGAGGAGCAGCACGCCTGGCGCGCCTATCTGCATGCCACCACGCTGCTGGAGGACCACCTCGATCGCCAGTTGCAGCGCGATGCCGGCATGCCGCACACCTATTACGGACTGCTCGTCCAGCTCTCGCAGGCACCCCGCCGCCGGATGCGGATGACGGAGCTGGCCCGGAACGCGAAGATCACCCGCTCGCGGCTCTCGCACGCCATCGCCCGGCTGGAGAAGAACGGCTGGGTGCGCCGTGAGGACTGCCCCTCCGACAAGCGCGGCCAGAACGCGGTGCTCACGGACGACGGCTACGAGATGCTCCGCCGCTCGGCCCCGGGTCACGTCGAGGCCGTACGGCAGGCGATGTTCGACCGGCTCACGCCCGAGCAGGTGAGCAGCCTCGGGGAGATCATGCGGGTGCTCGCGACCGGCCTGGAGCCGGAGGGCACGGACGCGGATCTGCCCTGGCTCCGCTGA